One part of the Methylobacterium terrae genome encodes these proteins:
- a CDS encoding methyl-accepting chemotaxis protein, with protein MSLKIAARIQALTGVALVGLALILGLAAYDLAGAITNARALKTKDLVDAAHGVLAHFEAEERAGRMTREAAQKTAAAAVGNLRYGTGEFFWVNDMQSRLIAHADPKLVGRDVSGLAEPSGRKFFAEMMRKVEANGAAFETYWWPKPGSDVPVEKVSYARSFQPWGWVVGTGIYADDTAAQVHATLWNLVAGAALVALLVGAAATLIGRSIAKPLIGLSASMGALAAGRLDEAVPARGRRDEIGAMAGAVQVFKESMVRARALEEETALARASAEEQRRAGMRQMADAFERAVGGIVGQVSASAAELQATAQAMTATATQTASQSTGVAAAAAQAAANVGAVAEAAEELGASVQEIGRQVDGSARLAQAAVAEAGQTAHQVRALTEATARIGDVVGLISSIASQTNLLALNATIEAARAGAAGRGFAVVAAEVKELAGQTAKATEEITSQIAAIQASTGQAAGAIGKITARIEEISGVATSIAAAVEEQGAATQEIVRNVSHAAAGTDEVTHNVATVASAAEQSGVSAGLVLSASSELSRQSGHLGAEVRRFLDTVRAA; from the coding sequence ATGTCGCTCAAGATCGCCGCCCGGATCCAGGCCCTGACCGGGGTCGCGCTCGTCGGGCTCGCCCTCATCCTCGGCCTCGCGGCCTACGACCTCGCCGGGGCGATCACCAACGCCCGGGCCCTCAAGACCAAGGACCTGGTCGATGCCGCCCACGGCGTCCTCGCCCATTTCGAGGCCGAGGAGCGCGCCGGGCGGATGACCCGGGAGGCGGCCCAGAAGACCGCGGCGGCCGCGGTCGGCAACCTGCGGTACGGCACCGGCGAGTTCTTCTGGGTCAACGACATGCAGTCGCGGCTGATCGCGCACGCCGATCCCAAGCTGGTCGGGCGCGACGTCAGCGGCCTCGCCGAGCCGTCCGGCCGCAAGTTCTTCGCCGAGATGATGCGCAAGGTCGAGGCGAACGGCGCCGCGTTCGAGACCTACTGGTGGCCGAAGCCGGGCTCCGACGTGCCGGTCGAGAAGGTGTCCTACGCCCGCAGCTTCCAGCCCTGGGGCTGGGTCGTCGGAACCGGCATCTACGCCGACGACACCGCGGCCCAGGTCCACGCCACGCTGTGGAACCTCGTCGCCGGCGCAGCCCTGGTGGCGCTCCTCGTCGGCGCGGCCGCCACGCTGATCGGGCGGAGCATCGCCAAGCCCCTGATCGGGCTCTCCGCCAGCATGGGCGCCCTCGCCGCCGGCCGGCTCGACGAGGCGGTGCCGGCGCGGGGCCGGCGCGACGAGATCGGCGCGATGGCGGGCGCCGTGCAGGTGTTCAAGGAGAGCATGGTGCGCGCACGCGCGCTCGAGGAGGAGACGGCGCTCGCCCGCGCCTCGGCGGAGGAGCAGCGCCGCGCCGGCATGCGCCAGATGGCGGACGCCTTCGAGCGCGCCGTCGGCGGCATCGTCGGCCAGGTCTCGGCCTCGGCGGCGGAGCTCCAGGCCACCGCCCAGGCCATGACGGCGACCGCGACCCAGACCGCGAGCCAGTCCACCGGCGTCGCCGCCGCGGCCGCGCAGGCCGCCGCCAATGTCGGCGCGGTGGCGGAAGCCGCCGAGGAGCTCGGCGCCTCGGTCCAGGAGATCGGCCGCCAGGTCGACGGCTCGGCCAGGCTGGCGCAGGCCGCGGTCGCCGAGGCCGGGCAGACCGCCCACCAGGTCCGGGCGCTGACCGAGGCGACCGCCCGCATCGGCGACGTGGTCGGGCTGATCTCCTCGATTGCCTCGCAGACGAACCTGCTGGCGCTGAACGCCACGATCGAGGCGGCGCGCGCGGGTGCCGCCGGCCGCGGCTTCGCGGTGGTGGCCGCGGAGGTCAAGGAACTCGCCGGCCAGACCGCGAAGGCGACCGAGGAGATCACGAGCCAGATCGCGGCGATCCAGGCCTCGACGGGCCAGGCGGCCGGCGCGATCGGCAAGATCACCGCGCGAATCGAGGAGATTTCAGGCGTCGCGACCTCGATCGCCGCGGCGGTGGAGGAGCAGGGCGCGGCGACCCAGGAGATCGTCCGCAACGTCTCCCACGCCGCCGCCGGGACCGACGAGGTCACCCACAACGTCGCCACGGTGGCGAGCGCCGCCGAGCAGTCCGGGGTGTCGGCCGGCCTGGTTCTCTCGGCCTCCTCCGAGCTGTCGCGCCAATCCGGGCACCTCGGCGCCGAGGTCAGGCGTTTCCTCGACACCGTCCGGGCGGCGTGA